In the Dermochelys coriacea isolate rDerCor1 chromosome 25, rDerCor1.pri.v4, whole genome shotgun sequence genome, one interval contains:
- the RPS15 gene encoding 40S ribosomal protein S15, which produces MAEVEQKKKRTFRKFTYRGVDLDQLLDMSYEQLMQLYSARQRRRLNRGLRRKQHSLLKRLRKAKKEAPPMEKPEVVKTHLRDMIILPEMVGSMVGVYNGKTFNQVEIKPEMIGHYLGEFSITYKPVKHGRPGIGATHSSRFIPLK; this is translated from the exons ATG GCAGAAGTCGAACAGAAGAAGAAACGGACCTTTAGGAAATTCACTTACAGAGGTGTTGATCTGGATCAGCTCCTCGATATGTCCTA TGAGCAGCTGATGCAGCTGTACAGTGCTCGCCAGCGCAGGCGTTTGAACCGCGGCCTGCGGCGTAAGCAGCATTCCCTCCTGAAGCGCCTTCGCAAGGCCAAGAAGGAGGCCCCTCCCATGGAGAAGCCAGAGGTAGTCAAAACTCACCTGCGCGACATGATCATCCTCCCCGAGATGGTGGGCAGCATGGTTGGCGTATACAATGGCAAAACCTTCAACCAGGTGGAAATCAAG CCCGAGATGATTGGCCACTACCTGGGTGAGTTTTCCATCACTTACAAGCCAGTGAAACACGGCAGACCTGGTATCGGTGCCACCCACTCATCTAGGTTCATTCCTCTGAAGTAA